CTTAGTGCATACACACTGTCATCGAAGCTGGCTCTATAGCCAACGTCGAAGCAGAACGCAGCGTGACCCTGAACCGTCGCTTGGATCTGCTTGAGCCGTGTGCCGTGACGAATGGCACGCACGGTTCTGAGGGGGCGGGGACGCAGTAATGCGTCCCCGCTACCCGACCCGTCAATACGTCCAATACGAGATGGCTGCGGAGATCATCAAGGTCTTCCATGGCAAGCACGTACCTCTGCTGGTGCAGACGGAGGATTACGCGCAGGGCGTGCTGCGTGCGGCAGGGCACGTACACGAAGCGGAGGCGACTACCAGGGCTCGAATGAAGCGGCAGGAGATCCTCCTGAAAACCGACCCGCCCTACCTCTGGATCCTCATCGATCAGGAGGTCCTTGAATGTCCTGTCGCGGGCCGTGAGGTCATGAAAGAGCAGATGGCGCGTCTTCTGGAAGTGGCGGAGCTGCCGCGAGTCTGTGTGCGGATCGTCCCTCGCGAGGCGGGATGGCATCCGGGACACGATGGCCCCTTTCAGGTGCTGCGGGTGCGAGGGCGCGAGATCGCCTATGCCGGGGCGCAGATCGACGGGCGTTTGATCGAGGCCGGTGAACAGGCGGACGTCTTGGCGATACGGTTCGATCAGATCGGGGCAAT
The sequence above is a segment of the Actinomadura coerulea genome. Coding sequences within it:
- a CDS encoding DUF5753 domain-containing protein is translated as MRPRYPTRQYVQYEMAAEIIKVFHGKHVPLLVQTEDYAQGVLRAAGHVHEAEATTRARMKRQEILLKTDPPYLWILIDQEVLECPVAGREVMKEQMARLLEVAELPRVCVRIVPREAGWHPGHDGPFQVLRVRGREIAYAGAQIDGRLIEAGEQADVLAIRFDQIGAMALSRTVSHDLIERTMRTYE